One window of Paludibacter propionicigenes WB4 genomic DNA carries:
- a CDS encoding valine--tRNA ligase — protein MELASKYNPTDIESKWYQYWLDNGFFSSKPDGREPYTIVIPPPNVTGVLHMGHMLNNTIQDVLVRRARMQGKNACWVPGTDHASIATEAKVVGKLAAEGIKKTDLTREEFLSHAWDWTHKHGGIILEQLKKLGASCDWDRTAFTMDEPRSESVLKVFADLYEKGLIYRGVRMVNWDPKALTALSDEEVIFKEQQGKLFYLRYKIEGEDGYAVVATTRPETIMGDTAMCINPNDPKNAHLKGKKVIVPLINRVIPVIEDDYVDIEFGTGCLKVTPAHDVNDYMLGEKYNLPSIDIFNDNGTLNENGAQYAGLDRFDVRKQIEKDLEAAGLLEKVEPYTNKVGFSERTDAVIEPKLSMQWFMKMEELAKPALNAVMSDDIQLYPAKFKNTYRHWMENVKDWCISRQLWWGHRIPAYFLPQGGFVVALSKEEAYQKALAIVNYPLSIDDLRQDEDCLDTWFSSWLWPISVFDGINNPENEEIKYYYPTNDLVTAPEILFFWVARMIIAGYEYRGEMPFKNVYLTGIVRDKLGRKMSKSLGNSPDPLDLIAQYGADAVRLGMLLTSPAGNDLPYDDSLCEQGRNFNNKIWNAFRLVKGWEVADIEQPESARMAVKWFEAQLNKTLLEIEDLFSKYRLSEALMAVYKLFWDEFSSWYLEMAKPAYQKPIDRTTYEATLGFFDSLLKVLHPFMPFITEELWQALEDRKDGESIMVALQPKAAEVDEKLIAEFEYAKEIIAGIRTVRLQKNIPNKESLSLQIIPSEAVSESDSLTQFNAVVAKLGNLETIENVTDKAAGSISFLVGTTEFSIPMGSLINAEEEIAKMEAEIKYFEGFIESVMKKLGNERFVANAKPEVVEAERKKKADAESKIASLKEGIEALKK, from the coding sequence ATGGAACTCGCAAGTAAATACAATCCCACTGACATCGAATCAAAATGGTATCAATATTGGCTGGACAATGGCTTTTTTAGTTCAAAACCTGATGGTCGTGAACCTTACACCATTGTTATTCCTCCGCCAAATGTAACCGGTGTGTTGCACATGGGGCACATGCTCAACAATACCATTCAGGATGTGTTGGTTCGTCGGGCGCGTATGCAGGGCAAAAATGCTTGTTGGGTTCCGGGAACGGACCACGCTTCTATTGCTACCGAAGCCAAAGTGGTAGGTAAACTTGCTGCCGAAGGAATCAAGAAAACCGACCTGACCCGCGAAGAATTCTTGAGTCATGCTTGGGACTGGACACACAAACACGGTGGAATTATTCTGGAGCAGTTGAAAAAATTGGGTGCTTCGTGCGATTGGGATCGAACAGCGTTCACCATGGATGAGCCACGCTCGGAAAGTGTATTGAAAGTGTTTGCCGATTTATACGAAAAAGGCCTTATTTATCGCGGCGTACGCATGGTAAACTGGGATCCAAAAGCGTTGACAGCACTGTCGGACGAAGAAGTAATTTTCAAAGAGCAACAAGGTAAACTGTTTTATCTGCGCTATAAAATTGAAGGCGAAGATGGGTATGCTGTTGTGGCTACCACTCGCCCCGAAACTATCATGGGCGATACTGCTATGTGTATCAACCCGAACGACCCTAAAAATGCACATTTGAAGGGTAAAAAGGTAATTGTTCCGTTGATTAACCGTGTAATTCCGGTAATTGAAGACGATTATGTGGATATTGAATTTGGAACAGGTTGCCTGAAAGTAACTCCGGCGCACGACGTGAACGACTACATGTTGGGCGAAAAATACAATCTGCCATCTATCGATATTTTCAATGATAACGGAACTTTGAACGAAAACGGTGCGCAATATGCAGGACTCGATCGTTTTGATGTTCGCAAACAAATAGAAAAAGACCTCGAAGCGGCGGGCTTACTAGAAAAAGTAGAGCCATACACCAACAAAGTTGGATTCTCTGAACGTACCGATGCGGTTATTGAACCAAAGCTTTCGATGCAATGGTTTATGAAAATGGAAGAGTTGGCAAAACCAGCTCTAAATGCTGTAATGAGCGACGATATTCAGTTGTATCCTGCCAAATTCAAAAATACCTATCGTCACTGGATGGAAAACGTGAAAGACTGGTGTATTTCGCGTCAGCTTTGGTGGGGACATCGCATACCTGCTTATTTCTTACCACAAGGCGGATTTGTTGTGGCTTTATCAAAAGAAGAAGCATACCAAAAGGCATTGGCCATTGTCAACTATCCATTATCCATTGATGACTTGCGTCAGGACGAAGATTGTTTGGATACCTGGTTCTCATCGTGGTTATGGCCTATCTCAGTTTTCGATGGCATTAACAATCCCGAGAATGAGGAAATAAAATACTACTATCCAACCAATGATTTGGTGACTGCTCCTGAAATTTTGTTCTTCTGGGTGGCTCGTATGATTATTGCCGGATACGAATACCGCGGCGAAATGCCGTTCAAAAATGTTTATCTGACCGGTATCGTTCGCGATAAATTGGGTCGTAAGATGTCGAAATCGCTCGGTAACTCGCCCGATCCGTTGGATTTGATTGCGCAATATGGTGCAGATGCGGTACGTCTGGGTATGTTGCTGACTTCGCCTGCCGGAAACGATTTGCCTTATGACGACAGCCTTTGCGAACAAGGCCGTAACTTCAATAATAAAATCTGGAATGCTTTCCGCTTAGTAAAAGGTTGGGAAGTAGCCGATATCGAGCAACCAGAATCGGCTCGCATGGCGGTAAAATGGTTCGAAGCGCAATTGAACAAAACATTACTCGAAATTGAAGATTTATTCTCGAAATATCGTTTATCGGAAGCTTTGATGGCAGTTTACAAGCTGTTCTGGGATGAATTCTCGTCATGGTATTTGGAAATGGCAAAACCGGCTTACCAAAAGCCAATCGACCGTACCACCTATGAAGCTACGCTTGGTTTCTTCGATTCGTTGTTGAAAGTATTGCATCCGTTTATGCCATTTATCACCGAGGAACTTTGGCAAGCGCTTGAAGACCGTAAAGACGGCGAAAGCATCATGGTGGCATTGCAACCAAAAGCTGCGGAAGTTGACGAAAAACTGATTGCTGAGTTTGAATATGCTAAAGAAATTATTGCTGGAATCCGTACTGTGCGTTTGCAGAAAAACATTCCGAATAAAGAAAGCTTGAGCTTGCAGATAATACCTAGTGAGGCCGTCTCTGAAAGTGACAGTCTCACTCAGTTCAACGCTGTGGTGGCTAAATTGGGTAATCTGGAAACAATTGAGAATGTGACCGACAAAGCAGCCGGTTCTATTTCATTTCTTGTTGGTACAACCGAATTTTCTATCCCTATGGGTAGCCTGATTAATGCCGAAGAAGAAATCGCCAAAATGGAAGCTGAGATCAAATACTTCGAAGGATTTATTGAATCGGTAATGAAAAAACTTGGCAACGAACGCTTTGTGGCAAACGCCAAACCGGAAGTGGTAGAAGCCGAACGCAAGAAAAAAGCGGATGCTGAAAGTAAAATTGCTTCATTGAAAGAAGGAATTGAAGCTTTGAAGAAATAA
- a CDS encoding transposase, whose translation MPFADVLAYCLMPNHFHLILTVKAEGVKFSDKKKREDMQLLPQAIGTMLSSYTQALNKQQGRRGNLFAHNTKAKILNDAKDDYALNCFMYVHQNPILSELVEKIEDWEFSSFPDYIGIRNGTLVNKQLALDIFRLEIDQIYGLTYKILRDKLDEDFL comes from the coding sequence TTGCCTTTTGCCGATGTCTTGGCATATTGTTTAATGCCAAATCACTTCCATTTAATTCTTACTGTAAAAGCTGAGGGAGTCAAATTTTCAGATAAAAAGAAAAGAGAAGATATGCAGTTGCTACCTCAGGCAATAGGTACGATGCTGAGTTCATATACACAAGCTCTAAATAAACAACAAGGGAGGCGGGGTAATCTTTTTGCACATAATACAAAAGCAAAAATTTTGAATGATGCCAAAGATGACTATGCATTAAACTGTTTTATGTACGTGCATCAAAATCCAATATTGTCGGAATTGGTTGAAAAAATAGAGGATTGGGAATTCTCATCTTTTCCAGATTATATAGGTATAAGAAACGGCACCTTGGTAAATAAACAATTGGCATTAGATATTTTCCGATTAGAAATAGATCAGATCTACGGATTGACTTATAAAATTTTACGGGATAAGCTTGATGAAGATTTTTTATGA